The Pseudomonas graminis region AGGCATGCCATGCAGGCCGATGCACTGATGACGTTTAAGGTCTTCAAGGTAGGTCGGCGTGCCCTGCCTGGCGAGATATCCAGGACTTGCGCAGATGACCCGTGGGTTCGGAGCAAGCGCGCGGGCTACCAACCCGGAATCGCTGAGTGTCGCTATGCGGATCGCGACGTCGATACCCAGGCCCACGATGTCGACGATGCGATCAGAGAGTGTCAGGTCAACCTGCAGCGCTGGGTTTTCTGCAAGCAGCCGGGGAATCACCGGCATGATCATTTCCTGGCCGAACACGGTAGGAGCGGTGACTCTCAGTAGGCCGCTGGCCGCTCCGGCACTCGCTTTCAATGTGGCGCGCGCTGCCTCGTTAGCCTCCAGCATGCTTCTGGCGAACGGTAACAATACTTCTCCCTCGGGCGTGAGGGACGCAGAGCGGGTCGTTCTTTGAACAAGCCGCACCCCTAATTCTTTTTCCAGAGAGGCAAGTCGTCGGGACACTGTCATGGCTGACAGCCCAAGTCGTCTC contains the following coding sequences:
- a CDS encoding LysR family transcriptional regulator, translating into MQIQDVEVFAAVATASSLSGAARRLGLSAMTVSRRLASLEKELGVRLVQRTTRSASLTPEGEVLLPFARSMLEANEAARATLKASAGAASGLLRVTAPTVFGQEMIMPVIPRLLAENPALQVDLTLSDRIVDIVGLGIDVAIRIATLSDSGLVARALAPNPRVICASPGYLARQGTPTYLEDLKRHQCIGLHGMPCWPFVHQGEEVSIRAEASFSANSVESVRAASKLGLGLAMLTYWDVRTALADGSLVLVELEDGVPEQLSIAAVLPTRQYVPNRVRVLLEHLEQALKSG